A region from the Triticum urartu cultivar G1812 chromosome 1, Tu2.1, whole genome shotgun sequence genome encodes:
- the LOC125553329 gene encoding zinc-finger homeodomain protein 9-like has protein sequence MDVKYPKGFIKKVKQAIMASVVEGVKYKECSRNHALATDGKVVDGYGEWMLLGDLNPTDTLSYNRPPGALQIQRLPAQLSLATAPPPHGVMSARKWSRTMFTAYQKMHMQELSKHLGWRLQKRDKDIIEARCHDIGISKDIFRNWRHNNKRN, from the exons ATGGACGTCAAGTACCCTAAGGGGTTCATCAAGAAGGTGAAGCAGGCAATCATGGCATCGGTGGTGGAAGGGGTGAAGTACAAGGAGTGTAGTAGGAACCACGCGCTGGCTACCGATGGGAAAGTTGTGGATGGCTACGGGGAGTGGATGCTGTTGGGGGACTTGAACCCCACCGACACATTGTCATACAA CCGCCCGCCGGGGGCATTGCAGATCCAAAGGCTCCCCGCCCAGCTCTCGTTGGCGACAGCGCCACCGCCCCATGGGGTTATGTCGGCAAGGAAGTGGTCCCGCACCATGTTCACTGCCTACCAGAAGATGCACATGCAGGAGCTGTCGAAGCACCTAGGGTGGCGCCTGCAGAAGCGCGATAAGGACATCATCGAAGCGAGGTGCCATGACATTGGCATCAGTAAGGACATCTTCAGGAACTGGAGGCACAACAATAAGCGCAATTAA